A single region of the Fenollaria sporofastidiosus genome encodes:
- a CDS encoding cell division protein ZapA, translated as MPERVTVHINGRDFNIRSEYDEKYVSDIAYYVNKLIKDLLANNPRLDSLMATTLATVNVTDELFKAQKKLSEYESTPINKSQEYMDLNEAYQEALNKIEKLQEELNNKADELVKTKLNTEDLYQQLSRIKEGTNSQDADAKNTKIDNNSKNKNNNVK; from the coding sequence ATGCCAGAGAGAGTAACCGTTCATATAAACGGAAGAGATTTTAATATTCGTTCGGAGTATGATGAAAAGTATGTATCAGATATTGCATACTATGTTAATAAGTTAATAAAGGATCTTTTAGCTAATAATCCAAGACTTGACTCGCTTATGGCAACAACCCTTGCGACTGTCAACGTAACTGATGAATTATTTAAAGCTCAAAAGAAGCTAAGTGAGTATGAGAGCACTCCTATAAATAAGTCTCAAGAGTACATGGATCTCAACGAAGCATATCAAGAAGCTCTTAATAAGATAGAAAAGCTTCAAGAAGAGCTTAATAACAAGGCGGACGAGCTTGTTAAGACAAAGTTAAACACTGAAGACCTTTATCAACAGCTAAGCCGCATTAAAGAAGGAACAAATTCACAAGACGCTGACGCAAAAAATACAAAAATCGATAACAATTCAAAAAATAAGAACAATAATGTTAAATAA
- the pheS gene encoding phenylalanine--tRNA ligase subunit alpha yields the protein MKEELLKIKGEAKALIEEAKDLKSLEELRVKFLGKKGDLTAILKKMGSLSAEERPVMGQLANEVREDIEALLKNKFDSLNALEREKRLDEETLDISIDKDIVSLGHEHPLIKVKEKLEDLFMRMGFKVIEGPEIETVENNFDLLNAPQDHPSRDMSDTFYIDKETLLRTQTSPVQIRAMKKYGAPLKMVSCGRTFRFDDVDNTHSPMFYQMEGLVVGENISLANLKFTIDQFVRELLGEKIQTRYRPHHFPFTEPSMEVDVTCHKCGGEGCEFCGGTGWSMELLGCGMVHPNVLRNCGIDPKKYSGFAFGFGVDRITMVSYGINDIRLLYENDQRFLDEF from the coding sequence ATGAAAGAAGAACTATTAAAAATTAAAGGCGAAGCCAAAGCTTTGATTGAAGAAGCAAAAGACTTAAAGAGTTTAGAAGAGCTAAGAGTTAAATTCTTAGGTAAGAAAGGCGACTTAACAGCCATACTTAAGAAGATGGGCTCGCTATCAGCTGAAGAAAGGCCTGTTATGGGTCAACTTGCTAATGAGGTTAGAGAAGACATTGAAGCTCTACTTAAGAACAAATTTGACAGCTTAAACGCTCTTGAAAGAGAAAAAAGATTAGATGAAGAGACTTTGGACATAAGTATTGACAAAGATATAGTTTCACTTGGACACGAGCATCCATTAATCAAGGTAAAGGAAAAACTTGAAGACTTATTTATGAGGATGGGTTTTAAGGTTATAGAAGGACCTGAGATTGAAACTGTAGAAAACAACTTTGACTTACTTAATGCGCCACAAGATCACCCTTCAAGAGATATGTCTGATACTTTCTATATAGATAAAGAAACATTATTAAGAACACAAACATCACCAGTACAAATTAGAGCTATGAAAAAGTATGGAGCACCACTAAAGATGGTTTCATGCGGAAGAACTTTTAGATTCGATGATGTTGATAACACTCACTCACCAATGTTCTACCAAATGGAAGGTCTTGTAGTTGGAGAGAATATTTCTCTTGCAAATTTAAAGTTTACTATAGATCAATTTGTTAGAGAACTTTTAGGAGAGAAGATACAAACAAGATATAGACCGCATCACTTCCCATTCACAGAGCCAAGCATGGAAGTTGACGTAACTTGTCACAAGTGCGGTGGCGAAGGATGCGAATTCTGCGGTGGAACTGGCTGGTCCATGGAATTACTAGGCTGCGGCATGGTGCATCCAAATGTACTTAGAAACTGCGGCATAGATCCAAAGAAGTACTCTGGCTTTGCCTTTGGTTTTGGCGTAGACAGAATTACAATGGTTTCGTACGGCATCAATGATATAAGATTGCTTTACGAAAACGATCAAAGATTTTTAGATGAGTTTTAG
- the pheT gene encoding phenylalanine--tRNA ligase subunit beta → MLLPIRWLKDYVNIDCDNKKLAEDITLTGSHVDGIVDSFKGLEGVITVKIKRIEKHPDADKLRVCYVDDGKGEVVIVTAAPNVKEGDIVPLATVGAIIAGGNKIEEHDFRGVVSYGMFCSLAELGYDTNVINKKVAEGVLILDEDTPIGKDIREVLALDEKVLDIEITPNRPDCLSVLGMAREAKATFNTDLKEPVYSEAKDSDDIKKYIKDITIDTKDCLRYCARVVKDVKIALSPLWMQQRLMESGVRPINNIVDITNYVMLELGEPLHAFDVNTIKTNEIHVKNAKEEKFTTLDEVERDLKPEDIVITDGSENLALGGIMGGLDSSITDATETIMLEGASFNRSQIRYTSKRLSLRTEASNRFEKGISPLMAKKAVDRAAYLIELLGVGTLVDGYYDIVNYEEKDEVIKSDPARINNLLGSDLSVETMLDNLSRLSIETKYEDGLLISKSPYYRTDLAIEEDIAEEVGRIYGFHNIEAKPIKSETSVGMLDYKRQIDKHIKTLLIGQGMDEILTYSFISPKNYDALNLKENHEFRKYIELINPLGEDFRAMRTTLIANMLKVLSLNINNMNEKGAFFEFGNTFEKEGSKYIENKTMSVGFYGYGDFYMIKDVLVKILEGLAIEDYEVKRSSETSIFHKGRSADFYVNGEKFASLGQVDYAVCDNFSIKTDVYVMELDLEKIYPLVNLERKYVKINKFPAVKRDYAIVIDDAVPFGDVKKEILSHGFDIVKDVQIFDVYKSDKLGADKKSLAFKIKYQGEKTLKDKDIQKVESEILASLEDKFAAILRK, encoded by the coding sequence ATGTTATTACCAATTAGATGGCTAAAAGATTATGTAAATATTGATTGTGACAATAAAAAGCTAGCTGAAGACATCACTTTAACAGGTTCTCATGTAGATGGTATTGTTGACTCGTTTAAAGGCCTTGAAGGCGTTATCACTGTCAAAATTAAACGCATAGAAAAGCATCCAGATGCTGATAAATTAAGAGTGTGCTACGTAGATGATGGCAAGGGTGAAGTAGTTATAGTTACTGCCGCACCAAATGTTAAAGAAGGCGACATAGTTCCGCTTGCAACAGTTGGAGCAATAATTGCTGGCGGAAATAAAATTGAAGAGCACGACTTTAGAGGAGTAGTTTCATATGGTATGTTCTGCTCACTAGCTGAACTTGGATACGATACAAATGTAATTAATAAAAAAGTAGCTGAAGGAGTTTTAATTCTTGATGAGGACACTCCTATAGGCAAAGATATAAGAGAAGTTTTAGCCTTAGATGAAAAAGTTTTAGATATAGAGATTACACCAAACAGGCCTGACTGCCTAAGCGTTTTAGGTATGGCTAGGGAAGCAAAGGCTACATTTAATACAGATTTGAAAGAGCCTGTGTATAGTGAAGCAAAAGACTCTGATGATATCAAAAAATACATTAAAGATATCACTATCGATACAAAGGACTGCTTAAGATATTGCGCAAGAGTCGTAAAAGATGTAAAGATTGCTTTATCTCCACTTTGGATGCAACAAAGACTTATGGAGTCTGGCGTTAGACCTATCAATAATATCGTTGATATTACAAACTATGTAATGCTTGAACTTGGAGAGCCGCTTCATGCTTTCGATGTGAACACAATTAAAACTAATGAAATTCATGTAAAGAATGCTAAAGAAGAAAAGTTCACTACACTTGATGAAGTAGAAAGAGATTTAAAGCCTGAAGACATTGTTATTACAGATGGAAGTGAGAACCTTGCACTAGGTGGCATCATGGGCGGACTTGACTCATCTATCACAGATGCAACTGAGACTATCATGCTTGAAGGCGCAAGCTTTAACAGATCTCAAATAAGATATACATCAAAGAGACTTAGTTTAAGAACTGAAGCTTCTAATAGATTTGAAAAAGGAATTTCACCTTTAATGGCTAAGAAGGCAGTTGATAGAGCTGCTTATCTAATAGAGCTACTTGGCGTTGGTACATTAGTCGATGGTTATTATGACATCGTTAACTATGAAGAAAAAGATGAAGTGATTAAGTCTGATCCAGCTAGAATTAATAATTTGCTTGGAAGCGACTTAAGTGTTGAGACTATGCTTGATAATCTATCAAGGCTTAGCATTGAAACAAAGTATGAAGATGGACTTCTAATTTCGAAGTCACCATATTACAGAACAGACCTTGCTATTGAAGAAGATATAGCTGAAGAAGTTGGACGTATCTATGGCTTCCACAATATCGAAGCAAAGCCTATCAAGTCAGAGACATCAGTTGGTATGCTTGACTACAAGAGACAAATCGATAAACACATCAAGACTTTGCTTATAGGTCAAGGCATGGATGAGATACTAACTTATTCATTCATCAGTCCAAAGAACTATGATGCATTAAATTTAAAAGAGAATCATGAGTTTAGAAAATATATTGAGCTGATCAATCCACTTGGTGAAGACTTTAGAGCGATGAGGACAACGCTTATCGCAAACATGCTTAAAGTTTTATCACTAAACATCAACAATATGAACGAAAAAGGTGCTTTCTTTGAATTTGGAAACACATTTGAAAAAGAAGGCAGCAAGTATATTGAGAACAAGACTATGTCTGTAGGCTTCTACGGTTATGGTGACTTCTACATGATTAAGGACGTTTTAGTTAAGATACTAGAGGGACTTGCTATAGAAGATTACGAAGTAAAGAGAAGTAGCGAGACAAGTATATTCCACAAGGGAAGAAGCGCAGACTTTTACGTCAATGGTGAAAAATTTGCAAGCCTTGGTCAAGTTGACTACGCTGTTTGCGATAACTTCTCAATAAAGACAGATGTTTATGTAATGGAGCTTGACTTAGAAAAGATATATCCACTAGTTAATCTAGAGAGAAAATATGTCAAGATAAATAAATTCCCTGCAGTTAAGAGAGACTACGCTATAGTTATAGATGACGCTGTGCCATTTGGCGATGTTAAAAAAGAAATTTTATCGCACGGCTTTGATATCGTTAAAGATGTACAAATTTTTGACGTATACAAGTCAGATAAACTTGGAGCTGACAAGAAGTCACTAGCTTTCAAGATCAAGTATCAAGGCGAAAAGACTCTTAAAGATAAAGATATACAAAAGGTTGAGAGCGAAATTTTAGCTTCACTTGAAGATAAATTCGCTGCCATCTTAAGAAAGTAA
- a CDS encoding TrmH family RNA methyltransferase yields MRSSLITSKDNKIYKLINSLKKAKYRKKNSMFVLEGKRLVYEAIERCASIVYILINEDFDDEYISDKSYDIVRIENNLFKSLQDTVTSQGIIAVCKENINEEYDFDEKTVLYLEDIQDPGNLGTIIRSAASFDVRTLILSKNSCDVYNEKVLRASMGAIFLVDVHYEDLSIINKFKEHGYKVYSTSPRGKAIGYTDEKAFILMGNEGSGLTDEAFKMSDDTITIANTGRLESLNLAVASSIIIYERYLMQD; encoded by the coding sequence ATGAGAAGTAGCCTTATCACATCTAAGGACAACAAAATTTATAAGCTGATTAACTCCTTAAAGAAAGCAAAATATAGAAAGAAGAATTCTATGTTTGTGCTTGAAGGTAAAAGATTGGTTTATGAAGCTATAGAACGCTGTGCGTCTATAGTGTACATACTTATTAACGAAGACTTTGACGATGAATACATATCTGATAAGTCTTATGATATTGTAAGAATTGAAAACAATTTATTTAAAAGTCTTCAAGATACTGTTACATCTCAAGGCATAATCGCCGTTTGTAAAGAAAACATAAACGAAGAATATGATTTTGATGAAAAAACAGTTTTGTACTTGGAAGATATACAAGATCCAGGCAATTTAGGAACGATAATTAGAAGCGCGGCATCCTTTGATGTAAGGACACTTATCTTGTCTAAGAACTCATGTGACGTTTATAACGAAAAAGTTTTACGCGCGTCTATGGGAGCCATCTTCTTAGTTGATGTTCACTATGAGGATCTAAGCATAATAAATAAATTTAAAGAGCATGGCTACAAAGTTTACTCTACATCACCACGAGGCAAGGCCATAGGCTATACAGATGAGAAGGCCTTTATACTTATGGGTAATGAAGGTAGTGGCTTAACGGATGAAGCTTTTAAGATGAGTGATGACACGATCACCATAGCCAATACTGGAAGGCTCGAATCACTTAATTTAGCTGTAGCAAGCTCTATTATTATATACGAAAGATATTTAATGCAAGACTAA
- the rpmI gene encoding 50S ribosomal protein L35 → MAKMKTHRASAKRFKRTASGKLKRFKAYKGHLTGKKSAKRVRNLRKGSLVSKGDQKRIDSMIL, encoded by the coding sequence ATGGCAAAGATGAAAACACACAGAGCGTCTGCAAAGAGATTTAAAAGAACAGCCTCTGGTAAATTAAAAAGATTTAAAGCATACAAAGGACACTTAACAGGAAAGAAATCTGCAAAGAGAGTAAGAAACTTAAGAAAAGGATCATTAGTATCAAAGGGCGATCAAAAGAGAATCGACTCTATGATATTGTAA
- the infC gene encoding translation initiation factor IF-3 produces MKELLINEEIRNPKVRLIGEDGTQYGIVDNDKALEIAQNAKLDLVMVSPNADPVVCKVMDYGKYRYELQKKNKEAKKKQKVINIKEIRMTPNIEDHDLNVKARTTLKFIQNGDKVKVSVRFRGREMGHTELGREVLDQFIELLGPEAMVEKAPKLEGRNMSMTVAQNNKN; encoded by the coding sequence ATTAAAGAGCTACTAATCAACGAAGAGATTAGAAATCCAAAAGTAAGACTTATTGGTGAAGACGGAACTCAATATGGTATTGTCGACAACGATAAGGCTTTAGAGATAGCACAAAATGCTAAATTGGACCTTGTAATGGTTTCTCCGAATGCTGACCCTGTTGTTTGTAAGGTCATGGACTACGGTAAGTACAGATATGAACTTCAAAAGAAGAACAAGGAAGCAAAGAAGAAACAAAAAGTTATCAATATTAAAGAGATCAGAATGACTCCAAACATTGAAGATCACGACTTAAATGTTAAAGCTAGAACAACATTAAAGTTTATTCAAAATGGAGACAAGGTTAAGGTGTCCGTTCGCTTTAGAGGTAGAGAGATGGGACATACTGAGCTTGGAAGAGAAGTTCTTGATCAATTTATAGAGCTATTAGGTCCTGAAGCTATGGTTGAAAAAGCACCTAAGTTAGAAGGAAGAAACATGTCTATGACTGTTGCTCAAAATAATAAAAATTAG
- a CDS encoding TrkH family potassium uptake protein translates to MEIRKKLFKDTLNPPQVLALGFLSLIIIGSVLLNLPIASSSGKAIGYVNSLFTSASAVCVTGLTVLNTAKDFTPFGQLVIITLIQFGGLGIMTLATVGYIIMGKKISFKERLMIKEQLNTESIQGIVKLTKKVIGYTFFLEMMGSILLSLRFVPMYGLGKGVAFSIFHSISAYCNAGFDILGDSLLSFQHDYYVLLVLSVLIIFGGLGFTVYADLLAKDRLRKLTLHSKVVLIMTGSLLLIGTLSFLLFESTNPGTLAAMSFPQRLANSLFQSVSPRTAGFYSVDMSKIRETTIFSTIMLMFIGGSPGSTAGGVKTTTFACLLLTTISVVKGEEDVNCLKRRLPFETIKRAVSIFLIGLAIVFSTAIILTITDSSIKFINLLFESTSAFGTVGLTIGVTEKLSTLGRLIITLTMYIGRVGPLTMAYAFARKNKKRDYRNAPGNLMVG, encoded by the coding sequence ATGGAAATAAGAAAAAAACTATTTAAAGATACATTAAACCCACCACAAGTATTGGCACTGGGTTTTCTATCCTTAATCATTATAGGCAGTGTGCTTTTAAACTTACCTATTGCCTCGTCTAGTGGCAAAGCCATAGGCTATGTCAATAGTTTGTTCACATCAGCATCTGCTGTGTGTGTAACAGGCCTTACAGTTCTTAATACTGCTAAGGATTTTACGCCTTTTGGTCAACTTGTCATCATTACCTTGATACAGTTTGGCGGCCTTGGCATAATGACACTTGCAACTGTTGGCTACATCATTATGGGTAAGAAGATTTCCTTTAAGGAAAGACTTATGATTAAGGAGCAACTAAATACTGAATCTATACAGGGCATAGTTAAGCTAACAAAGAAGGTTATTGGCTACACTTTCTTTCTTGAGATGATGGGATCAATTCTACTTTCACTTCGCTTTGTACCTATGTATGGACTAGGAAAGGGTGTGGCATTTAGTATATTCCACTCAATTAGCGCATACTGCAACGCGGGCTTTGATATACTTGGTGACTCCTTGCTTAGCTTTCAACATGATTACTATGTCTTATTAGTACTGTCTGTATTAATAATATTTGGCGGACTAGGCTTTACTGTTTATGCAGACCTATTAGCTAAGGACAGATTAAGAAAGCTAACACTTCACTCTAAAGTGGTACTAATTATGACAGGATCACTTTTACTCATAGGCACACTTAGCTTTTTGCTATTTGAAAGTACAAATCCTGGCACTTTAGCAGCTATGAGCTTTCCACAAAGACTTGCGAACTCACTTTTCCAAAGTGTCTCGCCAAGAACTGCAGGCTTCTATTCTGTAGATATGTCAAAGATTAGAGAGACAACTATATTCTCAACTATAATGCTTATGTTTATAGGCGGCTCGCCGGGCTCAACAGCAGGTGGTGTTAAGACAACAACATTCGCTTGTCTTTTATTAACAACTATATCAGTAGTAAAGGGCGAGGAAGATGTTAACTGTCTAAAGAGAAGACTGCCATTCGAAACTATTAAGAGAGCTGTATCGATATTTTTGATAGGCTTAGCTATAGTTTTTTCAACAGCTATCATACTAACTATTACTGACAGTTCTATAAAGTTTATAAATCTACTTTTCGAATCAACATCGGCCTTCGGTACTGTCGGCTTGACTATAGGCGTAACTGAAAAGCTTAGCACTCTTGGAAGACTGATAATAACTCTTACTATGTATATAGGCAGGGTTGGACCACTTACCATGGCATACGCTTTTGCAAGGAAAAACAAGAAGAGAGATTATAGAAATGCACCAGGCAACCTTATGGTTGGATAG
- a CDS encoding potassium channel family protein has product MKSFVIIGLGRFGMALSKELSRIGHEVLAIDYDPALVSEVADYVTHAIEADAKNEMALKEIGLSNFDVAIISIGSDLEASIIATLTCKELGIKTIIAKATSESHGKVLSKIGANKIIFPERDMGTRLAHNLTFKNIIDYIELSSEYSIAEVRILKSWIGKSLLDIKLRNIYGVNVIAIKNEDKIDVSPKPDKGLEAGDVLVLLGQVDDISALEKDSQNEK; this is encoded by the coding sequence ATGAAATCATTTGTAATAATTGGACTTGGAAGATTTGGTATGGCACTTTCGAAGGAGCTTTCAAGGATAGGTCACGAGGTCTTAGCTATAGACTACGACCCAGCTTTAGTAAGTGAAGTTGCTGACTATGTTACTCACGCTATTGAAGCGGATGCGAAAAATGAGATGGCACTTAAGGAGATAGGTCTATCAAACTTTGATGTTGCCATCATTAGCATAGGTTCAGACCTTGAAGCAAGTATCATTGCGACTCTTACATGTAAGGAGCTTGGCATTAAAACAATCATTGCCAAGGCTACTAGTGAGTCACATGGTAAGGTACTATCTAAGATAGGCGCAAACAAGATTATATTTCCTGAAAGAGATATGGGTACAAGGCTTGCACATAACCTAACATTTAAAAACATCATTGACTACATCGAACTTTCTAGTGAGTATTCCATCGCCGAAGTTAGGATACTTAAGTCGTGGATAGGTAAGTCACTACTTGATATTAAATTAAGAAATATCTACGGTGTTAACGTTATCGCTATCAAGAACGAGGACAAGATTGATGTTTCACCGAAACCTGACAAGGGTCTTGAAGCTGGAGATGTTTTGGTGCTTCTTGGCCAAGTTGATGATATAAGTGCCTTGGAAAAGGACTCTCAAAATGAGAAGTAG
- a CDS encoding CdaR family protein: MKFKMKKFKIKNKSNIIAKVVSVIIAIFLWYYVMGLVNPEETRTYRNITVAFKSLDYLNNTKLVNLGPNEAKVSVQVKGKKSELDNINENNIKAAIDFRGYSAGQARVPVKAEIIGQYNTLQVTSVGPSEIIFNLDSVESYKKPIEVRQKGEVKENHALSDISMDVENVKLTGPESYLAKVDKVIAEIDLTNKDKTFTISSKLYAVDIKDNQIDQVSLYPQVVNINAQIDKTKSVPIETDFVSHLPSNYKIVNIKTNPQKLVIKGQDDIDGISSIKTEKIEVNDAVEPKDGELIVKPILPKGVELLDENVKISVTYEVEEEAEREIKVPLANLELVNLSDDFELKDTNDKFITLRLKGYKSVLDKIDEDTFKLRADASNVTVEGKEQLKLELVTDKEYMNILNNTISLDFAMKSN; the protein is encoded by the coding sequence ATGAAGTTCAAGATGAAGAAGTTCAAGATCAAGAACAAGAGTAATATCATTGCAAAAGTAGTTTCAGTCATCATTGCCATCTTCCTTTGGTACTATGTTATGGGACTTGTTAACCCAGAAGAAACAAGGACATATAGAAACATAACAGTTGCGTTTAAGAGCCTTGACTACCTTAACAATACAAAGCTTGTTAACCTTGGACCAAATGAGGCAAAAGTTTCAGTTCAAGTAAAAGGTAAGAAGAGCGAACTTGACAATATAAACGAAAACAACATCAAGGCAGCCATAGACTTTAGAGGATACAGCGCAGGACAAGCAAGAGTGCCCGTTAAGGCAGAGATCATTGGTCAGTACAACACACTACAAGTTACATCAGTGGGACCGTCAGAGATTATATTCAACCTTGACAGCGTCGAGTCATATAAGAAACCTATAGAGGTAAGACAAAAAGGCGAGGTTAAAGAAAATCATGCTCTCTCCGACATATCCATGGACGTGGAGAATGTTAAATTGACTGGACCAGAAAGCTATTTAGCAAAGGTAGACAAAGTCATCGCAGAGATAGATTTAACAAACAAGGATAAAACATTTACAATATCAAGTAAATTATATGCGGTAGATATAAAAGATAATCAGATAGATCAAGTGAGCCTATATCCACAAGTGGTTAATATCAATGCACAGATAGATAAAACAAAATCAGTTCCTATCGAAACAGATTTTGTAAGCCATTTGCCAAGTAATTACAAGATAGTTAATATCAAAACTAATCCGCAAAAATTAGTTATCAAAGGCCAAGACGATATCGATGGCATTAGCTCAATCAAGACAGAGAAGATAGAGGTTAACGACGCAGTCGAACCTAAGGACGGCGAGCTTATAGTTAAGCCTATACTACCTAAGGGAGTTGAACTACTTGATGAGAACGTTAAGATAAGCGTTACTTATGAAGTAGAAGAAGAGGCAGAAAGAGAAATTAAGGTGCCACTTGCAAACCTTGAGCTAGTAAACTTAAGTGATGACTTCGAACTAAAAGATACAAACGATAAGTTTATCACATTGCGCTTGAAAGGATACAAGTCAGTCTTAGATAAGATAGACGAAGATACATTTAAGCTTAGGGCAGACGCATCGAACGTAACAGTAGAGGGCAAAGAGCAATTAAAGCTTGAACTAGTAACAGACAAAGAGTATATGAACATACTTAACAACACAATAAGCCTAGACTTTGCAATGAAAAGTAATTAA
- a CDS encoding ATP-binding cassette domain-containing protein, with amino-acid sequence MKYKKFFIIMFILILFSSISALLAPIFIQLWKANGTPLDTKKIVFIVLLILASKLLTILFTIFREKFAKEYNKGNFISYIKNIFNMNYDSIIEKGAMNLLERASISVNSIYSFMMNGYIQIFSSFLVALVCLILIANVNLYLALIMFLALPINYFGYKLLNKKLKKKSEEMQKMTGMGFQEILSYVQEVDYVKQLSDKSVIYNKLEPATEKVYGSMARVNEYAQSMTVVLEGINEIIKTLLLLIVVYDYMAHSSSIYSIILVTLIFPLYFANVSTITNSNIEKRNFDIAKDFEKELISNKESDGKEAIDAINDIELDVNGINIKDMKLDFNAKARLKKGDIVRINGANGSGKSTFAKSLVKFRDVKIIKVNGIDIDKCKNEDIRDRIEYVVQNAPIVNGSLRKNLLLDFDDGSHIDLEENQFIRSILEKKSLDDDILMGGSNLSGGEKQKISFARSLLKNPDVLVLDEICSNIDKESTKEIYDYLNETRDERICFIISHDDLTSGLINVNINI; translated from the coding sequence ATGAAGTACAAAAAATTTTTTATAATCATGTTTATATTGATACTGTTTTCATCGATATCAGCACTACTTGCCCCGATATTCATTCAGCTATGGAAGGCAAATGGCACGCCGCTTGATACGAAGAAGATAGTATTCATAGTCTTACTTATACTTGCCTCAAAACTGCTAACGATACTATTCACAATTTTTAGAGAAAAGTTTGCAAAGGAGTATAACAAAGGCAATTTCATTTCATACATAAAAAACATTTTTAATATGAACTACGACAGTATAATCGAAAAAGGAGCTATGAACTTACTAGAGAGGGCATCAATCTCTGTTAATAGCATCTACTCCTTTATGATGAATGGCTACATACAGATATTTTCCTCGTTTTTAGTTGCCTTAGTATGCTTAATTTTAATTGCAAATGTAAATTTGTATTTAGCCTTGATAATGTTTTTGGCGCTGCCTATAAACTATTTTGGATATAAATTATTAAATAAGAAGCTTAAGAAAAAGTCTGAAGAGATGCAAAAGATGACTGGCATGGGCTTTCAAGAGATACTTTCTTATGTACAAGAAGTTGACTATGTAAAGCAGCTTTCTGATAAGTCTGTGATTTACAATAAATTAGAACCAGCGACAGAAAAGGTTTATGGTAGCATGGCAAGGGTCAATGAATACGCTCAGTCGATGACAGTGGTCTTAGAAGGCATTAACGAGATTATAAAAACACTTCTTTTACTGATAGTTGTTTATGACTACATGGCGCATAGCAGCAGCATTTACTCAATCATACTCGTTACTTTAATCTTCCCACTTTACTTTGCTAATGTCTCGACCATAACTAATTCAAATATCGAAAAGAGAAATTTTGATATAGCAAAAGATTTTGAAAAAGAACTCATTTCAAATAAAGAAAGTGATGGGAAAGAAGCTATTGATGCAATAAATGATATAGAACTTGATGTCAATGGTATAAATATCAAAGATATGAAGCTTGACTTTAACGCAAAGGCAAGGCTTAAGAAGGGCGACATAGTTAGAATCAACGGAGCCAATGGTAGTGGCAAGAGTACATTTGCCAAAAGCCTAGTAAAATTTAGAGACGTTAAGATAATTAAAGTGAATGGCATAGATATCGACAAGTGCAAAAACGAAGACATAAGAGATCGTATTGAATATGTAGTGCAAAACGCGCCTATAGTCAACGGCTCACTAAGGAAGAACCTTCTACTTGATTTTGATGATGGCAGTCACATCGACTTAGAAGAAAATCAATTCATCAGATCTATACTTGAGAAGAAGTCCCTTGATGATGATATACTTATGGGCGGCTCAAATCTATCTGGAGGAGAAAAGCAAAAGATATCATTTGCAAGGTCATTACTAAAAAATCCTGACGTATTAGTTTTGGATGAGATATGCTCAAACATTGACAAGGAATCAACGAAAGAGATATACGATTACTTAAATGAGACTAGAGACGAAAGGATATGCTTCATCATCAGTCACGACGACTTGACAAGTGGACTCATTAATGTTAATATAAACATATAG
- the rplT gene encoding 50S ribosomal protein L20: protein MARVKRAVNAKKNHKKVLKQAKGYFGAKSKLFRTANEAVMKSLSYAYIGRKNRKRDFRKLWIARINAECRVNDMSYSKFIGGLKKLNIDINRKMLSEMAIHDKESFKNLVDMAKNA from the coding sequence ATGGCTAGAGTTAAAAGAGCAGTAAATGCAAAAAAGAATCATAAAAAAGTTTTAAAACAAGCTAAAGGATATTTCGGCGCAAAGAGCAAGCTATTTAGAACTGCTAACGAAGCAGTTATGAAGTCACTAAGCTATGCATATATCGGTAGAAAGAACAGAAAGAGAGACTTCAGAAAACTTTGGATAGCTAGAATCAATGCTGAATGCAGAGTAAACGATATGAGCTATAGCAAATTTATCGGTGGTTTAAAGAAATTAAATATTGACATAAACAGAAAAATGCTTTCCGAAATGGCTATTCATGATAAAGAAAGCTTTAAGAATTTAGTTGATATGGCAAAGAATGCTTAA